The sequence GTCTGGGCGCTGGCCTTGGAATAGTAGGCGCGCATGCCCTCGCCGCTGGCCTTTTCCAGCACGTCCTTGCCCATCGCCTGGGTGCGCTCGACGTCCTCCTTGCTGCGGCCGTTCTCGAGGTCCCGCAGCGCCTGTTCCACGAAGCTCTTCCGCTGCTCCGGGGACATCGCGTCGATGGCGGTCACGAAGGTCTCCATGGTCTCGCGGATCGTGAGGTCGAAGAAGAGCTCCTTCTCGCGGCTGTCCAGGCGGTCGTAGAAGCGGTCGCCGGGTTTCTGCTCGCGGGTCTTCTGGCGCTCGCGGAAGTCGAGGCGGTTCACCATTCCGGCGATGTTGCGCAGCTCCTTCTCGCGGCGGGCCGCTTCGGCCGGATCGTGGCTGGCGCCTTCGGCCGACCAATCGTCGAAGTTCGCCTTCTGCACCGCCTTCTCCACCGAGACCATGGTGGTGCGCCGCGATCCCGCCCACGAGCGGATGCCCCAGACGACGATCCAGATCGAGAGGAGAACGATGGCGGCTTTGATCAGAACGGCGCGGTGAGCCATGACGGGGCGAACTTAGATGGGAAACGAAGCCATGCAAGACCGGGCGGTCATCAGGCCTTGGTGCGTCGGAATCGTCGCGTGACCAGGTTCGTCGCCTCGGTGGCCTCCTCCACCCGCATTACCCGGGCCGCGGCGAAATAGGTGACTCCCGCGGCACCCACTGCCACCACCAGCCACGCCGCGCGGGCGATCTGGGTCATGTGGCTGAGATCGTGGAACAGGTAGCGCTGGGCCAGCAGGCACACGCCCGCCATCGCGCCCCCGGCGGCCACCAGTTTCGCGCACAGCACCAGCAGCGAGCGGGTTTCGAGGCCATCGGAGATCCGCAGCATCGCCGCGTAGAGGATCACGAAGTTCACGATCGCCACCAGGCTGGTGGTCATCGCCAGCGCCTCCACGCCCATGTGGCGCACGGTCACGAAATACCAGTTCGAGGTGATGCTCAGCGCGATCGCCACGAAGCTCACCATCATCGGGATCCAGCGGCGGTTCGCGGCGTAGAAGGCCGGTTGCAGCACCTTCAGCCACGAGTAGGCCAGCAGGCCGATGCCGTAGCCGCGCAGCGCGGCGGCGGTTTCCATGCGGCCCACGGCATTGAACGCGCCCCGTTCGAAGATCACGCTGATGATCGGCTCCGCCAGGAAGCACAGGCCCAGTGCGGAGGGCAGCACCAGGAAGGTCACCAACCGCAGCCCGCGCGCCAGCACGCCGCGGAACTCCGGCCCGGTCCCGCCCAGCGCCGCGCGGGACAGCGCCGGCAGCGTTACGGTGGCCACGGCCACGCCGAACACCCCGATCGGGAGCTGCATCAGCCGGAAGGCCCAGTTCAGCGCGCTCACCGCGCCGCCGCCAATGGAGGTGGCGAACTGCGAGTTCACCACCACGTTGATCTGCACCACCGAGGCGGAAATCACCGCCGGCCCCATCAGCGCGAAAATCGTCCGGATCGCCGGGTCCTTCCACTGCCAGTCCGGCCGCCAGTGGAAACCCAGCCGCCGCAGCGACGGGAGCTGGCACACGAGCTGGCCGAAGCCGCCCACCAGCACGCCGATCGACATCCCGATCATCGTCTTCGGCCCGTGGTGCGGATCCAGCCACAGCCCGATGCCGGAGCCCGCGATGATCGAGCCGAGGTTGAAGAAACACGACGACAGTGCCGGGATGCCGAAGACGTTGCGCGCGTTGAGGATGCCCATCACCAGCGCCGCCAGGCTCACCAGCAGCATGAACGGCCACATGATCCGCGTCATCTGGATCGTCAGCGCGATGTCATCCGGCGAGAACGTCCGCGCCTTGCCCGCGGTGCCGTCCAGCGCTGTCAGCAGGTGCACCAGCTGGGGCGAGAACAGGATGCCTACCAGCGAGACGGCGGCCATCGCCATCCCCACCAGCGTCAGCATCTTCGCCGCCAGCGGCCACGCGCTTTCCGGCCCGTCCTCCTTCACCTTCTTCGAGAAGGTCGTCACGAAGGCCTGGGACAGCGCCCCTTCCGCGAACAGGTCCCGCAGCAGGTTCGGGATCCGGAAGGCGATGTTGAAGCAGTCCATCAGCACGCTGTGCCCGAAGAACGCGGCGAAGATCTGGTCGCGGATCAGGCCGAGCACGCGGCTGGCCATCACCGCCGCGCTGACTTTCCAAGTGGATTTGGCGGACATGCGGGTGTGAGGTCGTGCCTCCGTTAGCCGATCCGC comes from Luteolibacter sp. LG18 and encodes:
- the murJ gene encoding murein biosynthesis integral membrane protein MurJ, with protein sequence MSAKSTWKVSAAVMASRVLGLIRDQIFAAFFGHSVLMDCFNIAFRIPNLLRDLFAEGALSQAFVTTFSKKVKEDGPESAWPLAAKMLTLVGMAMAAVSLVGILFSPQLVHLLTALDGTAGKARTFSPDDIALTIQMTRIMWPFMLLVSLAALVMGILNARNVFGIPALSSCFFNLGSIIAGSGIGLWLDPHHGPKTMIGMSIGVLVGGFGQLVCQLPSLRRLGFHWRPDWQWKDPAIRTIFALMGPAVISASVVQINVVVNSQFATSIGGGAVSALNWAFRLMQLPIGVFGVAVATVTLPALSRAALGGTGPEFRGVLARGLRLVTFLVLPSALGLCFLAEPIISVIFERGAFNAVGRMETAAALRGYGIGLLAYSWLKVLQPAFYAANRRWIPMMVSFVAIALSITSNWYFVTVRHMGVEALAMTTSLVAIVNFVILYAAMLRISDGLETRSLLVLCAKLVAAGGAMAGVCLLAQRYLFHDLSHMTQIARAAWLVVAVGAAGVTYFAAARVMRVEEATEATNLVTRRFRRTKA